From Ammospiza caudacuta isolate bAmmCau1 chromosome 15, bAmmCau1.pri, whole genome shotgun sequence, a single genomic window includes:
- the FNDC11 gene encoding fibronectin type III domain-containing protein 11 codes for MAKVLHESETTPDSTPPREEQDDNASMKQYLRNKNLVLDFLRSDLNPHHLQYHWNKVHLLKKCYFYLKFEPRHVCVRDQNNMMIFADILQIANPCQLQKIKKVGRKQTEIQLALLTELLEQLERGREELSRYVQICDVEDFLSQWDLNIKRVLKLSMFFNKLISLEEPRKLHVKHSLVSQIHLGGALHPPITFSLYTKKPPIFDRIESFACQTWAQLKWFTESQESHLERWQLEIKLVTDDSQTEPGYGRTQEVISNPCVINHLLPGRLYEFKVRRSDTHTLVYSQWHDCIILKTKTHPAEDTKEAPNRSLMRRLTRPTPSV; via the coding sequence ATGGCTAAGGTTTTGCATGAATCTGAAACCACTCCGGACAGTACCCCACCCAGAGAAGAACAGGATGACAATGCCAGCATGAAGCAGTACCTGAGAAACAAAAACCTTGTTCTGGATTTCCTGCGCTCTGACCTGAACCCCCACCACCTCCAGTACCACTGGAACAAAGTTCATCTTCTGAAGAAGTGTTATTTTTACTTGAAGTTTGAGCCCAGACACGTGTGCGTGAGAGACCAGAACAATATGATGATTTTTGCCGATATCTTGCAAATAGCAAACCCCTGCCAACTCCAGAAGATCAAGAAGGTGGGAAGAAAACAGACTGAAATCCAGCTGGCACTTTTAACAGAGCTGTTGGAACAGCTGGAACGAGGCCGGGAGGAGCTGAGCCGTTACGTACAGATCTGTGACGTAGAAGATTTCCTCTCCCAGTGGGACTTGAATATAAAGAGAGTGCTCAAGCTCTCCATGTTTTTCAATAAGCTCATTTCCTTGGAAGAGCCAAGGAAGCTCCACGTCAAGCACAGTTTGGTGTCACAGATACATCTCGGGGGTGCTCTACACCCTCCCATCACTTTTTCTCTCTACACGAAGAAGCCGCCGATTTTTGATCGGATAGAGTCGTTCGCGTGCCAGACCTGGGCCCAGCTCAAGTGGTTCACTGAGAGTCAAGAGTCCCACCTGGAACGATGGCAGCTGGAGATCAAGCTGGTGACAGATGACAGTCAGACAGAACCAGGATACGGTCGGACGCAGGAAGTCATCTCCAACCCGTGCGTAATCAACCACCTGCTGCCTGGCAGGTTGTACGAGTTCAAAGTGAGGAGATCCGACACGCACACGCTCGTCTACTCGCAGTGGCACGACTGCATTATATTGAAGACAAAAACTCACCCTGCTGAAGACACCAAGGAAGCCCCCAACCGCAGCCTGATGAGGCGGCTCACGAGACCGACTCCCTCAGTTTAA
- the HELZ2 gene encoding helicase with zinc finger domain 2, translated as MAVWEAERERGLQRSDLLPSVGTGSTSGKPAAPEPVYFYCHVCLVTCSSQESFENHCSSIEHVQMLSADSSMQWVHRAPPLGLTKFSQCSRAEVCEMGNSCAKAHSKEELQEWIQRVKVSVKKKKQALKDGLLSYQDRLLAEYRKCSNEVLIMAEHVEGVKVVCEQPLHIQLEDRKKKYQWHFKVHSKMHLQHVALLKRDPGINFCFSGNGLSRGLQYLRGDHVATVSSSPRVAQVEVSVESCILGIFEQWVVFDFGQRPVLMQKLRVRVGRQEAPQHVPSTRESARPVNFVRWDRGNRIIVPSMPRTAEDMELLAKYKPPALALDYQSESREVVPITRLNYRERMHRFLFREEEAEQALIAKLNLRVLISLTPMLQSLSMGAKFALSGELFAEVPTPYNLSPDTDEGYLLSRSVPTAFLALDPPVDNRVYEVFVEHKATTEKTIWLQIPSRCCLELNFKADTSHKVEIQFQIDQLLFRQWHQAVDSLLDEKLVLPDVASCSIPYSLGSPQRGNSKQKQAISFITGQPTTSRQVPPLLIYGPFGTGKTFTLAMATLEILRQPNTRVLICTHTNSAADIYIREYFHSYVTSGNPWAVPLRIMYTDRPVSTMDPITQMYCCLSPDQRSFRRPTPAEIDKHRIIITTSMLSKDLKVRPGYFTHIMIDEAAQMLECEALVPLSYATFETRIVLAGDHMQITPKLFCVGGGQSADHTLLNRLFQFYQKETHEVAKKSRIIFNENYRSTAGIIEFISKHFYVGKGNAIHASGNIPPHPEIYPLVFCHVSGVAERDISMISWQNISEIIQVVEKVKEIYQRWPDEWGVRDLKKICVVSHGTQVSATRQELRKKQLQEVVVENYENLPGREFRVIIISTVHTSESLRISASHHLEFFNEARVLNTIMTRAQSLVAVVGDAVALCSHGQCSKVWKRFIQQCIDKGSIFPESLTMAHIKQAACDKESWSRSLEGEKDDSDAESSSSDYDSMNADDPILQELLDESKNMLVTVSDEGLLNVKAEASKQWKDKREYVSFSSQMMQQYQHMHPQMYKRCELIKEAFDRASAFTLNDSPAMNIQIKGRVNCGTAFTGDEVLVEILQNSTGDGSSHRPQGRVVGILKRAEREPTFICMMDEFDPRVMIPIDPTVTKIFVPGLKEKPNVIPIRRFVKGQYRVVSCEKISQEMRRCQFFCVQVISWREGFYYPLGIITEVLQAALTLEEGLKILALEYGLEKKYPAAVTKESAKYTSNNNINLTKEARKDCRNYMTFTIDPEGARDLDDAISVRDLGRHYEIGIHIADVAGIIPKGSALDLEAKKRGVTFYAPKQEPLCMFPPKISQDVCSLLPQKDRRVISLFVTVEKETDQMLKGIFTISVIRSDRQLSYEEAELCIKNCYRGSAKALCFDTLEDCIAVAYHFSRIHRKSRLQEDCFYDRLDEESSPGNRGSHQMIEELMIMFNSFVAEFLTNQEVTRNVTPLRCQCEPSLAQLSHMKNKYSHIIPLSIHLLHHLGEMPPAQDSPKNVEFSLLGPIWEHLQSAANARDFQKMLDLVVTDDIHPKLAPVVLEFRRLLSRSYFCRSNSTVQSKAGHYSLHVDSYTWASSPIRRYMDVVVQRHLHSVLRKKPLIYSADDIEFLCHDFNRKNSQALTYEKRAHSLQMASQLKDQVLQKIAFVVDIEEMSRFFKALFPLNNESLPDPQRISYRSLQLIEQPVFIQQRSSIRLAWKRRMYSAETKEQSLREGPLCDKSVTLFRTQTWQEVLMAIRNEEFDRAASLLRQSKELYHRHIGWVRKSSCSHYMELSLELSAGDALWFQLTTDISRGFLVPFVQLWCVTPGFEVCLQHMEKPIDCFSAYATLQSKDKYKSATEYNKVWMPMSAMESASCAVAENDSIVLHDIKIKWANQRTSKGQLQGSFVVNKKWLEDCSIEVDFFHCYLCIRLGGLKLPKSPQSDEESLSHGLQNLSLLDNGKSENKLVVDPDTYTWVAHGVTEEFNDDEKLDRTGHQTVNFYIHYMSMETIPVEISQDSARFTVELIPKMLPDIRKEKAIWRLKYASDLATSIALGLEPPQKLTKSKILQQKSFDIPGSNWKLNKSQNQAVLDALRKSFMLIQGPPGTGKTVVGTHIVYWFHKLNEESVEKDQTQCLEDKKDKKRKCILYCGPSNKSVDVVAEMLLKMKKLKPLRVYGEAIETMEFPYPGSNRNISRKSLRDAKPKHELSEIILHHRIRRAPSPFWQRIRHFDARVKNGEEITEEETKEYKVWLAQGRSYQLACHDVILCTCSVSSASALENLNVKQIIIDECAMSTEPETLIPLVCHGRAEKVVLLGDHKQLRPVVNNDVCKTLGMETSLFERYQEQAWMLDTQYRMHKSICEFPSQEFYENRLRTCPQLTRKPSMLHHRDNNCCPIIFGHVEGKEHSLMISTEEGNENSKANLEEVAQAVRIAKQLTLDGTIRPDSIAILSPYSAQVSEINKSLKREGIRGVTVCTITKSQGSEWKYVILSTVRSCPRSEIDRKPTKSWQKKYLGFVTDPNQVNVGITRAQEGLCIIGNRYLLECNPLWKRLVQHYYHHNSCTTAQEIRVRRTPALSR; from the exons ATGGCCGTGTGGGAGGCCGAGAGGGAGCGCGGATTGCAGCGCTCCGACCTGCTGCCGTCCGTGGGCACCGGCAGCACCAGCGGCaagccagcagcacctgagccCGTGTACTTCTACTGTCACGTCTGCCTGGTGACCTGCAGCTCGCAGGAGAGCTTTGAGAACCACTGCTCCTCCATTGAGCACGTGCAGATGCTCTCGGCCGACAGCTCCATGCAGTGGGTGCACCGCGCACCACCGCTCGGGCTGACCAAGTTCTCACAGTGCAGCAG AGCGGAGGTGTGTGAAATGGGGAACAGCTGCGCCAAGGCTCATTCcaaagaggagctgcaggagtggATCCAGAGGGTGAAggtttctgtgaagaaaaagaagcaagcCCTGAAGGATGGGCTCTTGTCCTACCAGGACCGGCTCCTTGCTGAGTATCGGAAGTGCTCCAACGAGGTGTTAATT ATGGCTGAGCACGTCGAGGGTGTCAAAGTTGTGTGTGAGCAGCCTCTGCATATTCAGCTGGAGGACAGGAAGAAGAAATACCAGTGGCATTTCAAGGTCCACTCTAAG ATGCACCTGCAGCACGTGGCCCTGCTGAAGCGGGACCCTGGAATCAACTTCTGCTTCTCGGGGAATGGGCTTTCCCGGGGCCTGCAGTACCTCCGTGGGGACCACGTGGCCACCGTGTCCTCCTCGCCCCGCGTCGCGCAGGTGGAGGTCAGCGTGGAGAGCTGCATCCTGGGCATCTTTGAGCAGTGGGTGGTCTTCGACTTTGGCCAGCGCCCCGTGCTCATGCAGAAGCTCAGGGTGAGGGTGGGCCGGCAGGAGGCCCCCCAGCACGTCCCCAGCACCAGGGAGAGCGCCCGCCCCGTCAACTTTGTGCGCTGGGATCGCGGCAACCGCATCATCGTTCCCAGCATGCCAAGGACTGCAGaagacatggagctgctggcaaAGTACAAACCTCCTGCTCTGGCACTGGATTACCAAAGTGAGAGTAGGGAAGTCGTCCCCATCACCCGGCTCAACTATCGGGAGAGGATGCATAGATTCCTCTTCCGTGAGGAAGAAGCTGAGCAGGCTCTGATTGCCAA ACTCAACCTGCGTGTGCTCATCTCGCTGACCCCCATGCTGCAGAGCCTCTCCATGGGGGCGAAGTTTGCTCTCTCTGGGGAGCTGTTTGCTGAAGTGCCTACCCCTTACAACCTCTCACCAGACACGGACGAGGGGTACCTGCTCAGCAGGTCTGTGCCCACCGCCTTCCTGGCGCTTGACCCGCCTGTGGACAATCGGGTTTATGAAGTTTTTGTGGAGCATAAAGCCACCACAGAGAAGACCATCTGGCTACAGATACCAAGCAGATGCTGCTTGGAGCTGAACTTCAAGGCAGACACCTCCCATAAGGTGGAGATCCAGTTCCAAATAGACCAGCTGCTGTTCCGGCAGTGGCACCAAGCTGTGGACAGCCTGTTGGATGAGAAGCTGGTCCTGCCAGATGTTGCCAGTTGCTCCATCCCCTACTCTCTTGGGTCCCCACAGAGAGGGAACAGCAAGCAGAAACAAGCCATCTCCTTCATCACGGGCCAGCCGACCACCAGCCGGCAGGTCCCACCTCTGCTCATCTATGGGCCCTTCGGCACAGGGAAGACATTCACCTTGGCCATGGCCACCTTGGAGATCCTCAGGCAGCCCAACACACGCGTGCTgatctgcacacacacaaacag CGCTGCTGACATTTACATCCGGGAGTATTTCCACAGCTACGTGACCTCGGGGAACCCCTGGGCCGTTCCCCTGCGGATCATGTACACGGACCGGCCCGTCAGCACCATGGACCCCATCACCCAGATGTACTGCTGCCTCTCGCCGGACCAGCGCTCCTTCCGCCGCCCCACGCCGGCCGAGATCGACAAGCACCGCATCATCATCACCACCTCCATGCTGTCCAAGGACCTGAAGGTGCGCCCTGGCTACTTCACCCACATCATGATCGACGAGGCCGCGCAGATGCTGGAGTGCGAAGCTTTGGTTCCGCTCTCCTACGCCACTTTCGAGACCCGCATTGTCCTGGCTGGGGACCACATGCAGATAACCCCAAAGCTGTTCTGTGTTGGGGGTGGGCAATCTGCTGATCACACCCTCCTGAACCGGCTCTTTCAGTTCTACCAGAAGGAGACGCATGAGGTGGCCAAGAAGAGCAGGATCATCTTCAATGAGAATTACCGTTCCACCGCCGGCATCATTGAGTTCATCTCCAAGCATTTCTACGTCGGCAAGGGCAACGCTATCCACGCCAGTGGGaacatcccaccccaccccgaAATTTATCCCCTCGTGTTCTGCCATGTGTCTGGTGTGGCTGAAAGGGATATCTCCATGATTTCTTGGCAAAACATCTCTGAGATAATACAAGTGGTTGAGAAAGTGAAGGAGATCTATCAGAGGTGGCCAGATGAGTGGGGTGTCCGGGATCTGAAGAAGATCTGTGTGGTCTCCCATGGGACACAG GTTTCTGCAACAAGACAAGAGCtgaggaaaaagcagctacAAGAAGTGGTGGTGGAAAACTATGAAAATTTGCCAG GGCGTGAGTTTCGGGTCATCATCATCAGCACGGTCCACACCAGCGAGAGCCTGCGCATCTCAGCCTCCCACCACCTCGAGTTCTTCAACGAGGCCAGAGTGCTCAACACCATCATGACCCGGGCTCAGTCGCTGGTGGCTGTGGTGGGGGACGCCGTGGCCTTGTGCTCCCACGGCCAGTGCAGCAAGGTGTGGAAACGGTTCATCCAGCAGTGCATCGACAAGGGGAGCATCTTCCCGGAGAGCCTGACAATGGCTCACATCAAACAGGCTGCGTGCGACAaggagagctggagcaggagcctggagggggaaaaggaCGACAGCGACGCGGAATCCTCGAGCTCTGACTATGACAGCATGAATGCTGATGATCccatcctgcaggagctcttAGATGAGAGCAAGAACATGCTGGTGACAGTGTCTGATGAAGGGCTGCTGAATGTGAAGGCCGAGGCTTCAAAGCAGTGGAAAGACAAGCGGGAGTACGTCAGCTTCTCCTCTCAGATGATGCAGCAGTACCAGCATATGCACCCCCAAATGTACAAGAGGTGTGAGCTGATCAAAGAGGCGTTCGACAGAGCTTCTGCCTTCACCCTCAATGACTCCCCTGCCATGAACATCCAGATCAAAGGCAGAGTTAACTGTGGGACAGCATTCACTGGGGACGAGGTGCTGGTGGAAATCCTACAGAACAGCACAGGTGATGGCAGCAGCCACCGCCCACAGGGGAGGGTGGTGGGCATCCTGAAACGTGCCGAGAGAGAACCCACCTTCATCTGCATGATGGATGAGTTTGATCCCCGTGTGATGATACCCATCGATCCCACTGTCACCAAAATATTCGTCCCAGGGCTGAAGGAGAAACCCAATGTCATCCCCATCCGCAGGTTTGTCAAGGGGCAGTACAGAGTGGTcagctgtgagaagatcagcCAGGAGATGAGGAGGTGCCAGTTCTTCTGTGTCCAGGTCATCTCCTGGAGGGAAGGGTTTTACTACCCTTTGGGGATAATAACAGAGGtactgcaggcagcactgactTTGGAAGAAGGCTTAAAGATCCTCGCCTTGGAGTATGGTTTGGAGAAGAAATACCCGGCTGCTGTCACCAAAGAGTCAGCCAAATACACCTCCAACAACAACATAAACCTCACCAAGGAAGCTCGGAAGGACTGTCGGAATTACATGACCTTCACAATTGACCCTGAAGGTGCCAGGGATTTGGACGATGCCATCAGCGTTAGGGATCTTGGGCGGCACTATGAGATTGGGATCCACATTGCAGATGTGGCTGGCATCATTCCCAAAGGCAGTGCCTTGGACCTGGAAGCAAAGAAGCGAGGTGTCACCTTCTATGCTCCCAAGCAGGAGCCTCTGTGCATGTTCCCACCCAAAATCAGCCAAGATGTCTGCAGCCTCCTGCCGCAGAAAGACCGACGGGTGATCTCCTTGTTTGTCACCGTAGAGAAGGAGACTGATCAGATGCTAAAGGGAATCTTCACCATCTCCGTGATCCGCTCGGACAGGCAGCTGTCCTACGAAGAGGCAGAGCTCTGCATTAAGAACTGCTACAGGGGATCAGCAAAAGCCCTTTGTTTTGATACCCTGGAGGACTGCATTGCTGTGGCTTATCACTTCTCCAGGATCCATCGGAAGTCTCGGCTACAGGAGGACTGTTTCTATGACCGGCTGGATGAGGAAAGTTCCCCAGGTAACAGGGGGTCCCATCAGATGATAGAGGAGTTAATGATCATGTTCAATAGTTTCGTGGCCGAGTTCCTCACCAACCAGGAGGTGACCAGAAATGTCACTCCTCTCCGGTGTCAGTGTGAGCCAAGTCTTGCACAGCTGTCACACATGAAAAACAAGTACAGCCACATCATTCCTTTGTCTATTCATCTCTTGCATCACCTTGGAGAAATGCCTCCTGCTCAAGACTCCCCTAAAAATGTGGAGTTCAGTCTTCTGGGCCCCATCTGGGAGCACCTGCAGTCAGCTGCTAATGCCCGTGACTTCCAGAAGATGCTCGACCTCGTTGTCACTGATGACATCCACCCAAAGCTGGCCCCCGTGGTCCTGGAGTTCAGGAGACTGCTCAGCCGCTCCTACTTCTGTCGCTCCAACTCCACCGTGCAGTCGAAGGCAGGCCATTACTCCCTGCACGTTGACTCCTACACCTGGGCCTCCTCTCCCATCCGCCGGTACATGGACGTGGTGGTGCAGCGGCACCTTCACTCTGTGCTCCGCAAGAAGCCCCTCATCTATTCCGCGGACGACATTGAGTTCCTCTGTCACGACTTCAACAGGAAAAATAGCCAGGCACTGACGTATGAGAAGAGAGCCCACTCCCTGCAGATGGCCAGCCAGCTGAAGGACCAAGTCCTGCAGAAGATTGCCTTTGTAGTGGATATTGAAGAGATGAGCAGGTTCTTTAAAGCCCTGTTTCCCCTGAACAACGAGAGTCTTCCAGATCCGCAGAGAATTAGCTACAGGTCCCTTCAGCTGATAGAGCAGCCTGTGTTCATCCAGCAGCGGAGCAGCATCAGGCTGGCCTGGAAGAGGAGGATGTACTCTGCAGAGACAAAGGAGCAGAGCCTGCGGGAAGGACCCCTCTGTGACAAGAGTGTCACCCTCTTCCGCACCCAGAcatggcaggaggtgctgaTGGCCATCAGGAACGAGGAGTTTGACAGGGCTGCATCCCTCCTGCGGCAGAGCAAGGAGCTCTACCACCGGCACATAGGCTGGGTGAGGaagagctcctgctcccactacatggagctgtccctggagctgagCGCCGGCGACGCGCTGTGGTTCCAGCTCACCACCGACATCAGCCGCGGCTTCCTGGTGCCCTTCGTGCAGCTGTGGTGTGTCACACCGGGCTTTGAGGTCTGCCTGCAGCACATGGAGAAGCCAATCGACTGCTTCTCGGCCTACGCCACGCTGCAGTCCAAGGACAAGTACAAGAGCGCGACGGAGTACAACAAGGTGTGGATGCCCATGAGTGCCATGGAGTCTGCGTCGTGTGCCGTGGCCGAGAATGACTCAATTGTCCTCCATGATATTAAAATAAAGTGGGCAAACCAAAGGACGAGCAAAGGACAGCTGCAAGGGAGCTTTGTGGTGAACAAGAAGTGGTTGGAGGACTGCTCCATTGAAGTGGACTTCTTCCACTGTTACCTGTGCATTCGTTTAGGTGGGCTGAAGCTTCCCAAGAGCCCTCAGAGCGATGAGGAAAGCCTCAGCCATGGCCTCCAGAACCTGTCTTTGCTTGACAATGGCAAATCAGAGAACAAACTTGTGGTTGATCCCGATACCTACACCTGGGTGGCTCACGGGGTCACAGAGGAGTTCAATGATGACGAGAAGTTGGACAGGACTGGTCATCAGACTGTGAATTTTTACATCCACTATATGTCTATGGAGACCATCCCTGTGGAGATCTCACAGGATTCTGCAAGGTTCACAGTGGAGCTCATTCCAAAGATGCTGCCAGACAT AcggaaagaaaaagcaatttggAGGCTCAAGTATGCCTCTGACCTTGCTACAAGCATTGCCCTTGGCCTTGAACCTCCTCAGAAAC TGACAAAATCCAAAATCCTGCAGCAAAAATCCTTTGATATCCCTGGCAGCAACTGGAAACTTAACAAGAGTCAGAACCAGGCTGTTCTGGATGCTCTAAGAAAATCCTTCATGCTCATCCAAGGCCCACCAG gcaCAGGGAAGACCGTTGTTGGAACTCACATTGTCTACTGGTTCCATAAACTGAATGAGGAGAGTGTTGAGAAGGACCAAACACAGTGCTTGGAAGATAAAAAGGACAAGAAGAGAAAGTGCATCTTGTACTGTGGCCCATCCAACAAGTCTGTTGATGTTGTTGCTG agatgctgctgaaGATGAAGAAGCTGAAACCACTGAGGGTTTATGGGGAGGCCATTGAGACGATGGAATTCCCATACCCGGGGAGCAACCGGAACATCTCCCGTAAATCCCTACGGGATGCAAAGCCAAAACATGAGCTCAG TGAAATAATCCTGCACCATCGCATCCGGCGGGCGCCCAGCCCCTTCTGGCAGAGGATCCGTCACTTTGACGCTCGGGTGAAGAACGGAGAGGAGATcacagaagaagaaacaaagga GTACAAAGTTTGGTTGGCACAAGGTCGTTCGTATCAGCTGGCGTGTCACGATGTCATCCTGTGCACCTGCTCTGTCTCGTCTGCCAGCGCCCTGGAGAACCTCAATGTGAAACAGATCATCATTGATGAGTGTGCCATGTCCACAGAGCCTGAGACCCTCATCCCCTTGGTCTGCCACGGCCGTGCTGAGAAG GTTGTTTTGCTGGGGGATCACAAACAGCTGAGGCCGGTGGTTAACAATGATGTCTGCAAGACCCTTGGCATGGAGACGTCTCTCTTTGAGCGCTACCAGGAGCAGGCCTGGATGCTGGACACGCAGTACCGCATG CACAAGAGCATTTGTGAGTTCCCATCCCAGGAGTTCTATGAAAATCGGCTGAGAACGTGTCCCCAGCTCACTCGGAAACCCAGCATGCTCCACCACAGAGACAACAACTGCTGCCCCATCATCTTCGGGCACGTGGAAGGGAAGGAGCACTCCCTCATGATTTCCACTGAGGAAGGAAACGAGAACTCCAAAGCTAACCTGGAGGAAGTGGCACAGGCG GTGAGGATAGCCAAGCAGCTGACACTAGATGGCACCATCCGGCCGGACAGCATCGCCATCCTGAGCCCCTACAGCGCCCAGGTGTCCGAGATCAACAAGAGCCTGAAGAGGGAGGGCATCCGCGGGGTGACCGTCTGCACCATCACCAAGAGTCaag GAAGTGAATGGAAATATGTGATCCTGTCAACTGTACGCTCCTGCCCCCGGTCTGAGATCGATAGGAAGCCCACAAAGAGCTGGCAGAAGAAATACCTGGGCTTTGTTACTGACCCAAACCAGGTCAATGTTGGCATCACACGAGCTCAGGAAGGACTCTGCATCATAG ggaaCCGGTACCTCCTGGAGTGCAACCCTCTGTGGAAGAGGCTGGTCCAGCATTACTACCACCACAACAGCTGCACTACAGCCCAGGAGATCCGTGTCAGGAGGACCCCAGCCCTCTCCCGGTGA